One Halomonas sp. M4R1S46 genomic window carries:
- a CDS encoding (2Fe-2S)-binding protein, whose translation MMETTEHSPEAAVSVHLTLNGVPVTAEVSPNAILLDVLCEQLGLTGTKKGCDHGQCGACTVHVDGRAMNACLRLAVMCEGQAITTIEGLAEAGHLHPVQQAFLDHDAFQCGYCSPGQIMSAVALLEDRRVPGDIATVREAMSGNLCRCGAYQNILAAIQDARLRLHGQEGGDGA comes from the coding sequence ATGATGGAAACGACCGAGCATTCCCCCGAGGCTGCGGTGTCCGTCCACCTGACCCTGAATGGTGTCCCGGTCACCGCCGAGGTCTCCCCCAACGCCATCCTGCTCGACGTGCTGTGCGAGCAGCTCGGGCTGACCGGCACCAAGAAGGGCTGCGATCACGGCCAGTGCGGAGCCTGCACGGTGCATGTCGATGGCCGGGCGATGAACGCCTGCCTGCGCCTGGCCGTGATGTGCGAGGGCCAGGCCATCACCACCATCGAGGGGCTGGCCGAGGCGGGCCACCTGCACCCGGTGCAACAGGCCTTCCTCGACCACGATGCCTTCCAGTGCGGCTACTGCAGCCCGGGGCAGATCATGTCCGCCGTGGCACTGCTCGAGGATCGCCGTGTCCCCGGCGATATCGCCACGGTCCGCGAGGCGATGAGCGGCAACCTCTGCCGTTGCGGCGCCTACCAGAACATCCTCGCGGCGATCCAGGATGCCCGCCTTCGCCTGCACGGGCAGGAGGGAGGAGACGGCGCATGA
- a CDS encoding (2Fe-2S)-binding protein has translation MTTLTINGQRHELDAPDDMPLLWAIRDLVGYTGTKYGCGKGLCGACTVHLDGQPTRSCITPLSAVGQREITTIEAIADDPTGASVQQAWRELDVVQCGYCQSGQIMAATALLRHNPAPDDAAIDGAMSGNLCRCATYVRIRAAIHAAADDLGQEVT, from the coding sequence GTGACGACCCTGACCATCAACGGGCAACGCCATGAGCTGGATGCCCCGGATGACATGCCCCTGCTGTGGGCGATCCGCGATCTCGTCGGCTACACCGGCACCAAGTACGGCTGCGGCAAGGGACTGTGCGGCGCCTGCACCGTGCACCTGGACGGCCAGCCGACTCGCAGCTGCATCACCCCCCTCTCCGCGGTGGGGCAGCGCGAGATCACCACCATCGAGGCCATCGCCGACGACCCGACCGGTGCCAGCGTGCAGCAGGCCTGGCGCGAGCTCGACGTGGTCCAGTGCGGCTACTGCCAGTCGGGCCAGATCATGGCCGCCACCGCGCTGCTGCGCCACAACCCGGCGCCGGACGACGCCGCCATCGACGGCGCCATGAGCGGCAACCTCTGCCGCTGCGCCACCTATGTACGGATACGCGCCGCCATCCACGCGGCGGCGGACGACCTGGGCCAGGAGGTGACCTGA
- a CDS encoding DUF3309 domain-containing protein, which translates to MDPIVLIIIVILAVALLGGGYGYRSGNNVLAGGGGIVGLILIVLLILFLMGRL; encoded by the coding sequence ATGGATCCTATCGTACTGATCATTATCGTGATCTTGGCTGTCGCTCTGCTGGGTGGCGGCTACGGTTACCGCAGCGGCAACAACGTTCTCGCCGGGGGCGGCGGCATAGTCGGGCTAATCCTGATCGTCCTCCTGATTCTTTTCCTGATGGGCCGTTTATAA
- a CDS encoding NTP transferase domain-containing protein, producing MSEPARGEPRDVVAVILAAGASRRFGAEDKRRARMPGGQPLLAAAVANAAAAFPRLRVVLRDDDDPEALGLAPDTPVIRAPHACDGLGASLADAFADLVGDPALVDTVAAAVLLGDMPCLAPETLGALRDGAEPDRILRPRHADRPGHPVLFGRAFWPELTALAGDAGARGIIARHRSRCRELEVNDPGIHVDIDVAADLAALAPCSP from the coding sequence ATGAGCGAGCCCGCCAGGGGCGAACCCCGGGACGTGGTGGCGGTGATCCTGGCCGCCGGGGCGTCCCGGCGCTTCGGCGCCGAGGACAAGCGCCGGGCCCGGATGCCAGGTGGCCAGCCCCTGCTGGCCGCCGCGGTGGCCAACGCCGCGGCGGCCTTTCCCCGGCTGCGCGTGGTGCTCCGCGACGATGACGATCCCGAGGCGCTGGGGCTCGCGCCCGATACGCCCGTCATCCGGGCGCCCCATGCCTGCGACGGGCTCGGCGCGAGCCTCGCCGATGCCTTCGCCGACCTGGTGGGCGATCCCGCCCTGGTGGATACCGTGGCGGCGGCGGTGCTGCTCGGCGATATGCCCTGCCTGGCGCCCGAGACGCTGGGGGCACTGCGCGACGGCGCCGAACCTGATCGCATCCTGCGCCCCCGCCACGCCGATCGACCGGGTCATCCGGTGCTGTTCGGCCGTGCGTTCTGGCCCGAGCTGACGGCCCTGGCCGGCGACGCGGGCGCCCGCGGCATCATCGCCCGCCACCGATCGCGCTGCCGCGAGCTCGAGGTGAACGATCCCGGCATCCACGTCGATATCGACGTCGCCGCGGACCTGGCCGCCCTGGCGCCGTGCTCTCCCTGA
- a CDS encoding xanthine dehydrogenase family protein molybdopterin-binding subunit has protein sequence MSAIPEHPVVGRRTPRIDGEDKLTGRADYTVDHRIEDMLYGYPVPASIAHGTLEVLELDAARAMPGVVDILHHGHFPDLHRSPNSLRQGDAVSEVRLPFEDDRIHYHGQYIALVVAETFAQARAAAFQVEARYHRDAGVVTGLAASDDEGEEVGHYMRGEPELAFGIAPMILDETYTMAAESHLQLEPHATLAEWREADQRLIVHESTQGVFYQRNALARIFDLPPERVEVISHYIGSGFGNKLFMWPHAVATAAAARLLGRPVKTVLPRQQDMMTTGHRPASRQRIRLGAEFDGSLASIQHDSLTETSTVDRYVDACGGATPSAYACDSVATHQRILPVHHGTPCPMRAPGEVSGVFALESAIDELAVALDMDPLALRLQNYAHQDPQRGLPWSSKHLDRCLESAAERFGWASRDRRVGSMGDGDEIIGQGMASATWFAGRQPCAARVTLRADGTVFAACGTQDIGTGTYTIVAQTVADLTGVPIAHIEVRLGETSLPAGPLSGGSMTTASTLPAVAAATRDALAALEQVATGPGGHFEGLAPATLKVEAGALVAEGRRADFAEILARHRLSGVTGEGSTAPGDERREYSFRSFGAHFVEVRWDPGISRLRVARVVSSIDVGRVINPVAARNQVEGAIVMGIGMALLEGLDYDPRDARLINANASDYRIPVHADMPEIDVELLDYPDYRFNEFGARGIGEIGLTGIAAALANAVYHATGKRLRDLPISVETLVSPD, from the coding sequence ATGAGCGCCATCCCCGAGCATCCCGTCGTCGGCCGGCGCACGCCGCGTATCGACGGCGAGGACAAGCTGACCGGCCGCGCCGACTATACCGTCGACCATCGGATCGAGGACATGCTCTACGGCTATCCGGTGCCGGCGAGCATCGCCCATGGCACGCTCGAAGTCCTTGAGCTCGATGCCGCCCGCGCCATGCCCGGCGTCGTGGACATCCTCCACCACGGGCACTTCCCCGACCTGCATCGCTCGCCCAACAGCCTGCGCCAGGGCGATGCGGTCAGCGAGGTCCGCCTTCCCTTCGAGGACGACCGGATCCATTATCACGGCCAGTACATCGCCCTGGTGGTGGCGGAAACCTTCGCGCAGGCCCGTGCCGCGGCCTTCCAGGTGGAGGCGCGCTACCATCGGGACGCGGGGGTCGTGACCGGCCTGGCGGCCAGCGACGACGAGGGCGAAGAGGTCGGCCACTACATGCGCGGCGAGCCCGAGCTCGCCTTCGGCATCGCCCCGATGATCCTCGACGAGACCTACACCATGGCCGCCGAGAGCCATCTGCAGCTGGAACCGCACGCCACCCTGGCCGAGTGGCGCGAGGCGGACCAGCGGCTGATCGTCCACGAATCGACCCAGGGCGTCTTCTACCAGCGCAACGCCCTGGCGCGCATCTTCGACCTGCCGCCGGAGCGGGTCGAGGTGATCTCGCACTACATCGGCTCGGGCTTCGGTAACAAGCTGTTCATGTGGCCGCATGCCGTCGCCACCGCCGCGGCCGCGCGGCTGCTCGGTCGCCCGGTCAAGACGGTGCTGCCCCGCCAGCAGGACATGATGACCACCGGCCACCGCCCCGCCTCGCGCCAGCGCATCCGCCTCGGCGCCGAGTTCGACGGCAGCCTGGCCTCGATCCAGCACGACAGCCTCACCGAGACCTCCACCGTCGACCGCTATGTCGATGCCTGCGGGGGCGCCACGCCCAGCGCCTATGCCTGCGACAGTGTCGCGACCCACCAGCGCATCCTGCCGGTCCATCACGGCACCCCCTGTCCGATGCGCGCCCCGGGCGAGGTGTCCGGCGTGTTCGCGCTGGAGAGTGCCATCGACGAGCTGGCCGTGGCCCTCGACATGGACCCGCTGGCCCTGCGCCTGCAGAACTACGCCCACCAGGACCCGCAGCGCGGCCTGCCGTGGTCGAGCAAGCACCTCGACCGCTGCCTGGAAAGCGCGGCCGAGCGGTTCGGCTGGGCCTCGCGGGACCGGCGGGTCGGCAGCATGGGCGACGGCGACGAGATCATCGGCCAGGGCATGGCCTCGGCCACCTGGTTCGCCGGGCGCCAGCCCTGTGCGGCCCGGGTGACGCTGCGCGCCGATGGCACGGTATTCGCGGCCTGCGGCACCCAGGATATCGGCACCGGCACCTACACCATCGTCGCCCAGACGGTGGCCGACCTCACCGGCGTGCCGATCGCGCATATCGAAGTCCGGCTGGGCGAGACCAGTCTCCCCGCCGGCCCCCTCTCCGGCGGGTCGATGACCACCGCCTCCACGCTGCCGGCCGTCGCCGCCGCCACGCGCGACGCCCTGGCGGCCCTCGAGCAGGTCGCCACCGGGCCGGGGGGGCACTTCGAGGGCCTCGCCCCTGCCACCCTGAAGGTCGAGGCGGGCGCCCTGGTGGCCGAGGGCCGACGGGCGGACTTCGCCGAGATCCTCGCGCGCCACCGCCTCTCCGGCGTCACCGGCGAGGGCAGCACCGCGCCGGGGGACGAGCGACGGGAGTACAGCTTCCGCTCCTTCGGCGCCCACTTCGTCGAGGTGCGCTGGGACCCGGGCATCTCCCGGCTACGGGTGGCCCGGGTGGTCAGCAGCATCGACGTCGGCCGGGTCATCAACCCCGTCGCGGCACGCAACCAGGTGGAGGGAGCGATCGTGATGGGCATCGGCATGGCACTGCTCGAGGGACTCGACTACGACCCGCGCGACGCCCGACTAATCAACGCCAACGCCTCCGACTATCGCATCCCGGTCCACGCCGACATGCCCGAGATCGACGTCGAGCTGCTCGACTATCCCGACTACCGCTTCAACGAGTTCGGCGCCCGCGGCATCGGCGAGATCGGCCTGACGGGGATCGCGGCGGCCCTCGCCAACGCCGTCTACCATGCCACCGGCAAGCGCCTGCGCGATCTCCCGATCAGCGTGGAAACGCTGGTGTCGCCGGACTGA
- a CDS encoding DUF2141 domain-containing protein encodes MSESTHRESALASSVRRLVTRVPMSVRCVALCAVLVFANLPAIVLAQSPCPGIHVKILDIKNSTGAVACALFESPVGFPTEFLHSATNIMVIKIRDTQARCDFLDIPPGTYALAVIHDENMDGKLDANWLGVPTEGYGFSNDVTARMSAPSFDAASFPYGGRNLDLTISLNY; translated from the coding sequence ATGAGTGAGTCAACTCATCGAGAGTCCGCCTTGGCCTCCTCGGTCAGGCGTCTGGTGACGCGGGTCCCCATGAGCGTTCGCTGTGTAGCATTGTGCGCAGTACTGGTATTTGCGAACCTTCCCGCCATTGTCCTGGCCCAATCACCATGCCCGGGAATTCACGTAAAGATTCTGGACATAAAAAACAGCACTGGAGCCGTAGCTTGCGCGCTTTTCGAGTCGCCAGTGGGTTTCCCTACTGAATTTCTTCACTCCGCAACCAATATCATGGTAATAAAGATTCGGGATACGCAGGCGCGTTGCGACTTTTTAGACATCCCGCCGGGGACGTATGCGTTGGCCGTCATTCATGATGAAAACATGGACGGCAAGCTTGACGCCAACTGGCTGGGGGTCCCCACGGAAGGCTACGGTTTTTCAAACGACGTAACAGCCAGGATGAGTGCACCTTCATTCGACGCCGCCAGCTTTCCATACGGTGGGCGAAACCTAGATCTGACGATCAGCTTGAATTACTGA
- a CDS encoding PHA/PHB synthase family protein, with the protein MSDQKPSSAKPGDQAIPPQETPSDELAQRYAEALERLSAGSSRAWQGWLERQARGDFFTLPDPAVAAKALTRLSQQFLLHPQRALEVQQQLWQGYTTLWQITARRLSGEAPSPAAAPDPRDRRFKGKGWEENLFFDALRQAYQLTAEQWLKGVHEVTEELDHDERVKVEFYAHQLMDALAPSNYAITNPEVIEATVRTGGANLLQGLANLMEDLARGEGLLRIKQSDSAELELGKNLAVTPGKVIYQNQLMQLIQYAPTTEEVDRRPLLIVPPWINKFYILDLTPQRSFIRWAVEQGITVFVISWVNPDERYAEVAFDDYLTQGTLKAMDVVAEVTGEETLNTIGYCIGGTLLASTLAHQAARGDERVHSATFFTTLLDFSEVGPLEVFIDEEQVRYMEQHMAQRGYLEGTHLANAFNLLQSADLIWGFVINNYLLGRTPQAFDLLYWNSDSTRMPRRMQSYYLRNMYLENRLAEPGGISLAGQAIDLSQVRIPAFFVATEKDHIAPWQSSYRGAYLLGKRPRFLLGGSGHIAGVINPAGSSKYGYWSYGRLPRDPERWLASATHHPGSWWPEWRSWLKRHAGDQVAARDPGSRRFPPLEEAPGSYVRVRVDDASTSGG; encoded by the coding sequence ATGAGTGACCAGAAACCGTCGTCAGCGAAACCTGGCGATCAGGCGATACCACCCCAAGAGACGCCATCCGACGAACTGGCACAGCGCTATGCCGAGGCCCTCGAGCGATTGTCGGCAGGATCGTCCCGGGCCTGGCAGGGCTGGCTCGAGCGCCAGGCACGCGGGGACTTCTTCACCCTGCCCGACCCGGCGGTCGCGGCCAAGGCGCTTACCCGCCTCAGCCAGCAGTTCCTGCTCCATCCGCAACGCGCCCTGGAGGTCCAGCAGCAGTTGTGGCAGGGCTATACGACACTCTGGCAGATCACCGCGCGGCGCCTGTCTGGCGAGGCGCCATCACCGGCCGCCGCGCCCGACCCGCGGGACCGGCGCTTCAAGGGCAAGGGGTGGGAGGAGAACCTCTTCTTCGACGCGCTCCGCCAGGCCTACCAACTGACCGCCGAGCAGTGGTTGAAGGGGGTGCATGAGGTCACCGAGGAACTGGATCACGACGAGCGGGTGAAGGTCGAGTTCTATGCCCATCAACTGATGGACGCCCTCGCTCCCAGCAACTATGCCATCACCAACCCGGAGGTGATCGAGGCCACGGTGCGCACCGGCGGCGCCAACCTGCTGCAGGGCCTGGCCAACCTGATGGAGGACCTGGCCCGGGGCGAGGGCTTGTTGCGCATCAAGCAGAGCGATTCGGCCGAGCTGGAGCTGGGCAAGAACCTTGCGGTGACCCCGGGCAAGGTCATCTACCAGAATCAGCTGATGCAGCTCATCCAATATGCACCGACCACCGAGGAGGTCGACCGCCGGCCGCTGCTGATCGTCCCGCCCTGGATCAACAAGTTCTACATCCTGGACCTGACCCCGCAGCGCTCCTTCATCCGCTGGGCCGTGGAGCAGGGGATAACCGTCTTCGTGATTTCCTGGGTCAACCCGGATGAACGCTATGCCGAGGTGGCCTTCGACGACTACCTCACCCAGGGCACCCTCAAGGCCATGGACGTGGTGGCGGAAGTCACCGGCGAGGAGACGCTCAACACCATCGGCTACTGCATCGGCGGCACCCTGCTGGCCAGCACCCTGGCGCATCAGGCCGCTCGAGGCGATGAGCGGGTGCACAGTGCCACCTTCTTCACCACCCTGCTCGACTTCAGCGAGGTGGGGCCGCTGGAGGTGTTCATCGACGAGGAGCAGGTCCGCTATATGGAGCAGCACATGGCGCAGCGCGGCTATCTGGAGGGCACGCACCTGGCCAACGCCTTCAACCTGCTGCAGTCCGCCGACCTGATCTGGGGATTCGTGATCAACAACTACCTGCTCGGCCGCACCCCCCAGGCCTTCGACCTGCTCTACTGGAATTCGGATTCCACCCGCATGCCACGGCGCATGCAGAGCTATTACCTGCGCAACATGTACCTGGAAAACCGCCTGGCCGAACCGGGGGGGATCTCCCTGGCGGGGCAAGCCATCGACCTGAGCCAGGTGCGCATCCCGGCGTTCTTCGTGGCGACCGAGAAGGATCACATCGCCCCCTGGCAGTCCAGTTACCGCGGTGCGTACCTGCTGGGCAAGCGCCCCCGTTTCCTGCTCGGCGGGTCCGGGCATATCGCCGGGGTCATCAACCCGGCCGGCTCCTCGAAGTACGGCTACTGGAGCTATGGACGCCTGCCGCGCGATCCCGAGCGCTGGCTGGCCTCGGCCACCCACCACCCGGGTTCCTGGTGGCCGGAATGGCGCAGCTGGCTCAAGCGCCACGCCGGCGACCAGGTGGCCGCCCGGGATCCCGGCAGCCGCCGCTTCCCGCCCCTCGAGGAGGCACCGGGGTCCTATGTCCGAGTGCGGGTCGACGACGCGAGTACGTCCGGCGGGTGA
- a CDS encoding AraC family transcriptional regulator, whose translation MQVTQALSCPLVELMVPLVARDGFTPTSLPAVSLMASRRPVGRTPLMYEPSLIIVAQGYKIGFLGDREIHYGPGQYLVQTLPLPFECETHASAESPLLGVSIRLEPALLGELVTAMGECGGEDEEAPVPMASVSMTDGMQGAVERLLRTLHDPAETAAMGELRVRDVVFEALKGRQGPALRALVLHQGHYSRIVQVLSRLHAHYADEVSVEALARQANMSPSTFHQHFKQVTQASPLQYLKRLRLIKAQQLLVQEECNVNQAAEAVGYRSVSQFSRDYKRCFGVSPLQHRQEERALQAP comes from the coding sequence ATGCAAGTCACACAAGCCCTCTCGTGTCCGCTGGTCGAGCTGATGGTGCCCCTGGTCGCGCGCGATGGCTTCACGCCGACGTCGTTGCCGGCGGTGTCGCTGATGGCGTCACGGCGCCCCGTTGGCCGCACGCCGCTGATGTATGAGCCGAGCCTGATCATCGTCGCCCAGGGCTACAAGATCGGCTTTCTCGGCGACCGCGAGATCCATTACGGCCCCGGCCAGTACCTGGTGCAGACATTGCCGCTGCCCTTCGAGTGCGAGACCCATGCCTCGGCCGAGTCTCCGCTGTTGGGGGTGTCGATACGCCTCGAGCCGGCGCTGCTCGGCGAGCTGGTGACGGCCATGGGCGAGTGCGGTGGGGAGGATGAAGAGGCCCCCGTGCCCATGGCCTCGGTGTCGATGACCGATGGCATGCAGGGAGCGGTGGAGCGGCTGCTGCGGACGCTGCACGACCCCGCCGAGACCGCCGCCATGGGCGAGCTTCGGGTGCGGGACGTGGTGTTCGAGGCGCTGAAGGGCCGGCAGGGGCCGGCGCTGCGCGCCCTGGTGCTGCATCAGGGGCACTACTCGCGGATCGTCCAGGTGCTGTCGCGGCTGCATGCCCACTACGCGGATGAGGTCTCGGTGGAGGCCCTGGCCCGCCAGGCCAACATGAGCCCCTCGACCTTCCATCAGCACTTCAAGCAGGTCACTCAGGCCTCGCCGCTGCAGTACCTGAAGCGGCTGCGCCTGATCAAGGCACAGCAGCTGCTCGTCCAGGAGGAGTGCAACGTGAACCAGGCCGCCGAGGCGGTGGGGTATCGCAGCGTCTCGCAGTTCAGCCGCGACTATAAGCGCTGTTTCGGGGTGTCACCGCTGCAGCATCGCCAGGAGGAACGCGCGCTGCAGGCGCCGTGA
- a CDS encoding FAD binding domain-containing protein: protein MRTFAFARADSVARAVEYRQDEPAGAFVAGGTTLLDLVKLDVMRPSRVIDINALPLNTVERLPDDRLRIGALVTNTDLAYHPDVLADHPLLSQAILAGASTQVRNMATTGGNLMQRTRCPYFRDAAAACNKREPGSGCDARHGVNRMHAVLGGSSECVAVHPSDMCVALAAIGATLTLHGPSGEREIDFADFHRLPGTTPHLEHDLDDELIVAVTLAPPLMPLGTAYVKLRDRAAFEFALASAGAMLSLDEELIGEARLALGGVATKPWRCREAEALLAGKQADTAAFEAAADVALADARPLSHNAFKIPLARQAIVRALRDAARRAREDDS, encoded by the coding sequence ATGAGGACCTTCGCCTTCGCCCGAGCCGACAGCGTCGCACGCGCGGTGGAGTACCGTCAGGACGAGCCGGCCGGCGCCTTCGTGGCCGGCGGCACCACCCTGCTCGACCTGGTCAAGCTCGACGTCATGCGCCCGTCCCGGGTCATCGACATCAACGCCCTGCCGCTGAACACGGTCGAACGCCTGCCCGATGACCGCCTGCGCATCGGCGCCCTGGTGACCAATACCGACCTCGCCTACCACCCGGACGTGCTCGCCGATCACCCCCTGCTGTCCCAGGCGATCCTGGCGGGCGCCTCGACCCAGGTGCGCAACATGGCCACCACCGGCGGCAACCTGATGCAGCGCACCCGCTGTCCCTACTTCCGCGACGCGGCGGCGGCCTGCAACAAGCGCGAGCCGGGCAGTGGCTGCGACGCCCGGCACGGCGTCAACCGCATGCACGCCGTGCTCGGCGGCAGCAGCGAGTGCGTGGCGGTGCATCCCTCCGACATGTGCGTGGCCCTGGCCGCCATCGGCGCCACCCTCACCCTGCACGGCCCGAGCGGCGAGCGCGAGATCGATTTCGCCGACTTCCACCGCCTGCCCGGCACGACGCCGCATCTCGAACACGACCTCGACGACGAGCTGATCGTCGCCGTCACCCTGGCGCCGCCGCTCATGCCGCTGGGCACGGCCTACGTCAAGCTGCGCGATCGCGCCGCCTTCGAGTTCGCCCTGGCCTCCGCCGGGGCCATGCTGTCGCTGGACGAGGAGCTGATCGGCGAGGCGCGCCTGGCACTGGGCGGCGTGGCCACCAAGCCCTGGCGCTGCCGCGAGGCCGAGGCGCTGCTGGCGGGCAAGCAAGCCGACACTGCCGCCTTCGAGGCGGCGGCGGACGTCGCCCTGGCCGATGCCCGGCCGCTCTCCCACAACGCCTTCAAGATTCCGCTGGCGCGCCAGGCCATCGTGCGGGCACTGCGCGACGCCGCCCGGCGCGCCAGGGAGGACGACTCATGA
- a CDS encoding NADP-dependent oxidoreductase, with amino-acid sequence MQSRYFTINDHPQGTPTRSLFELHESELPALADGEVRVRNTWLSVDPYMRGRMSGVTTYIEPFALNAPLEGAAIGEVVESRDAAFPVGTRVRHMAGWRDVAQLPGAELEPLPGFKVPEQAYLGVLGMPGMTAWTGLNRIAEMKQGDNVLVSGAAGAVGSLAVQLAKAKGGTVVGIAGSRDKLDWLESRGVKAVGYKGKDAAQLTEALQEACPEGFDVYYENVGGTCLEAALNTLRVGARIAVCGMIARYNEATPSAGPGNLAMILIRRARMEGFIVFDHWAHYSEFLGEVGPQVESGRLDYEETVEAGLEHTPDAFLKLFEGANRGKMLVRL; translated from the coding sequence ATGCAGTCACGCTACTTCACCATCAACGACCACCCCCAGGGCACCCCGACACGGTCGCTGTTCGAGCTCCACGAGAGCGAGCTGCCGGCACTGGCCGACGGCGAGGTACGGGTGCGCAATACCTGGCTCTCGGTGGACCCCTACATGCGCGGCCGCATGAGCGGCGTCACCACCTACATCGAGCCCTTCGCGCTGAACGCGCCGCTGGAGGGCGCCGCCATCGGCGAGGTGGTCGAGTCCCGCGATGCGGCCTTCCCGGTGGGCACCCGGGTGCGCCACATGGCCGGCTGGCGCGATGTCGCCCAGCTGCCCGGCGCCGAGCTCGAGCCACTGCCCGGCTTCAAGGTGCCCGAGCAGGCCTACCTGGGCGTGCTGGGCATGCCGGGCATGACCGCCTGGACCGGCCTGAACCGTATCGCCGAGATGAAGCAAGGCGACAACGTGCTGGTCAGCGGCGCCGCCGGCGCGGTGGGCTCGCTGGCCGTGCAGCTGGCCAAGGCCAAAGGCGGCACCGTGGTCGGCATCGCCGGCTCCCGGGACAAGCTGGACTGGCTCGAGTCCCGAGGCGTCAAGGCGGTCGGCTACAAGGGCAAGGATGCCGCCCAGCTCACCGAGGCGCTGCAGGAGGCCTGCCCCGAGGGCTTCGACGTCTACTACGAGAACGTCGGCGGGACCTGCCTGGAGGCGGCCCTGAACACCCTGCGGGTCGGCGCGCGCATCGCCGTGTGCGGCATGATCGCCCGCTACAACGAGGCCACCCCCAGCGCCGGCCCCGGCAACCTGGCGATGATCCTGATCCGCCGTGCCCGCATGGAGGGCTTCATCGTCTTCGACCACTGGGCCCACTACTCCGAGTTCCTCGGGGAAGTCGGCCCCCAGGTCGAGAGTGGCCGACTCGACTATGAGGAAACCGTGGAAGCAGGCCTGGAGCACACCCCGGACGCCTTCCTCAAGCTCTTCGAGGGCGCCAACCGCGGCAAGATGCTGGTCCGGCTATGA
- a CDS encoding NAD(P)-dependent alcohol dehydrogenase, with protein MSQTRAYAAHAADQPLAPFGFERRQPRPDDVAIEILYCGVCHSDLHFARNDWGMTRFPLVPGHEIVGRVTAVGDEVSQFRVGDRVGVGCMVDSCRHCQPCRDGVEQFCLEGFTMTYGSDDRQDGSFTQGGYADQIVVSEPFVLRMPEGIDLASAAPILCAGITTYSPLRHYGVEAGHRVGVIGMGGLGHMGVKLAKALGAEVTVFTRSEAKVEEARRHGADHVVVSTDAAQMDAVAERFDFMLDTVPVQHDLNPYLAALKYDGTHILVGLLDPIEPAIEGFNLVFKRRVLAGSLIGGIEETQELLDFCAEHDIRCDIETIDIQDINTAFERMEKGDVRYRFVIDMASLKT; from the coding sequence ATGAGCCAGACCCGTGCCTATGCGGCCCACGCCGCCGACCAGCCCCTGGCCCCCTTCGGCTTCGAGCGCCGCCAGCCGCGCCCGGACGACGTCGCCATCGAGATCCTCTACTGCGGCGTCTGCCACAGCGACCTGCACTTCGCGCGCAACGACTGGGGCATGACCCGCTTCCCCCTCGTGCCCGGCCACGAGATCGTCGGCCGCGTCACCGCCGTGGGCGACGAGGTGAGCCAGTTCCGGGTCGGCGACCGGGTCGGCGTCGGCTGCATGGTCGACTCCTGCCGCCACTGCCAGCCCTGCCGGGACGGCGTCGAGCAGTTCTGCCTCGAGGGCTTCACCATGACCTACGGCAGCGACGACCGCCAGGACGGCAGCTTCACCCAGGGCGGCTACGCGGATCAGATCGTGGTCAGCGAGCCTTTCGTGCTGCGCATGCCCGAGGGCATCGACCTCGCCTCCGCCGCGCCGATCCTGTGCGCCGGCATCACCACCTACTCGCCGCTCAGGCATTACGGCGTCGAGGCCGGCCACCGGGTCGGGGTGATCGGCATGGGCGGCCTCGGCCACATGGGCGTCAAGCTCGCCAAGGCGCTGGGCGCCGAGGTGACCGTCTTCACCCGCTCCGAGGCCAAGGTCGAGGAAGCCCGCCGCCACGGCGCCGACCACGTGGTGGTCTCCACCGACGCCGCCCAGATGGACGCGGTGGCCGAGCGCTTCGATTTCATGCTCGACACCGTGCCGGTGCAGCATGACCTCAACCCCTACCTGGCGGCCCTGAAATACGACGGCACCCATATCCTGGTCGGCCTGCTCGACCCCATCGAACCGGCCATCGAGGGCTTCAACCTGGTGTTCAAGCGCCGCGTGCTGGCCGGCTCGCTGATCGGCGGCATCGAGGAGACCCAGGAGCTGCTGGACTTCTGCGCCGAGCACGATATCCGCTGCGACATCGAGACCATCGACATCCAGGACATCAACACCGCCTTCGAACGCATGGAGAAGGGCGACGTGCGCTACCGCTTCGTCATCGACATGGCCTCGCTCAAGACCTGA